The genomic region CGACCGGTGTAAAATCCGACATCGCAGCCGTCCGCAAGGCGCTGGATGCAGCCGGCCACCCCGCCATGTTATATGTTGATGGTGTCAGCTCCATCGCCTCGATGGATTTCCGTTTTGACGAGTGGGGCGTCGATATCGCCATCACCGGCTCGCAAAAGGGTTTTATGTTGCCAGCAGGCCTGGCCATCATCGGCTTTTCCAGCAAGGCAATCGCGGCCACTGCGCACTCGGATCTGCCAACAACCTTCTTTGACATTGGCGACATGCAAAAAGGCTATGACGCCAACGCATTCCCTTACACGCCACCAGTTGGCTTGATGAACGGGCTGAAGCTGTCTTTGGACATGCTGCTCGACGAGGGGCTAGAGACTGTATTTGCACGCCATCACCGCATCGCGGAAGGTGTTCGGGCAGCTGTCTCGGCGTGGGGACTAAAGCTTTGCGCAACTTCCCCTGATCTCTATTCTGACACGGTCAGCGCGATCTGCACACCAGAAGGGTTCAACGCCACGGACATTGTGACTCTTGCAGCTGAAAAATACGACGTGGCCTTTGGGGTCGGGCTTGGCGAGGTTGCGGGCAAAGTGTTCCGTATCGGTCACTTGGGCAGCCTGACAGACGTCATGATGCTCAGCGGTTTGGCCACTGCCGAGATGTGCATGGTTGATCTGGGTCTGGATGTGAAGCTGGGCTCTGGCGTTGCTGCTGCTCAAGACTATTACCGTAACAACCCCGCAGTCGCGCAATAAGACACGGCACCACAGAAGGAACCGTAACTTATGTATATTCCAACCTTTGATGACATGATGGCCGCCCATGAGCGGGTAAAACCTTACATTCATCGCACCCCTGTGTTGACCTCGTCCTTTCTGAACGAGCTGACCGGCGCGCAGTTGTTCTTCAAGTGTGAGAACTTTCAGAAGGCGGCGGCCTTCAAGGTGCGCGGCGCGTCCAACGCGGTCTTCGGGCTGTCGGATGAAGAGGCTAAGAAAGGCGTCTGCACCCACAGCTCCGGTAACCATGCTTTGTCTTTGAGTTACGCGGCCGGTCGTCGTGGCATCCCGTGCAACGTGGTCATGCCACGCACGGCGCCGCAGGCAAAAAAGGACGCTGTCAAAGGCTATGGCGGGATAATCACTGAATGTGAGCCATCCACGTCTAGCCGCGAAGAGGTGTTCGCTCAGGTCCACGCCAAAACCGGCGGCAATTTCGTGCACCCGTATAATGACCCCCGCGTCATTGCAGGCCAAGGCACATGTTCGCGCGAACTGATCGAGCAGACAGACGGCTTAGACATGGTTGTCGCCCCCATCGGCGGCGGTGGCATGATATCGGGCACCTGTTTGACCCTGTCGACCCTTGCGCCTGAAACACAGGTTATCGCGGCCGAGCCCGAGCAGGCCGACGATGCATATCGCAGCTTCAAAGCCGGCCACATCATCGCAGATGATGCGCCGGTGACGGTTGCCGATGGGCTGAAGGTTCCGCTCAAAGATCTGACTTGGCACTTTGTGTCCAACCACGTCACCGACATTCTGACCGCAAGCGAAGACGAAATCATCGCCGCGATGAAGCTGACATGGATACGGATGAAAATCGTTATGGAAGCCAGCTCCGCTGTGCCTCTTGCCACCATCCTCAAAAATAAAGATCGGTTCGCGGGTAAGCGGGTCGGCGTCATCATCACTGGTGGGAATGTCGATCTCGACCTTCTGCCATGGCTCAACTAAAGGGAGCATAAGCTATGAACTCGCATGTAAATCTCAACGACCTCGAGGTAGGTTTTGACGTTCCCGCCCTGCCTGGCATGGACGAGGCTGACATCCAAACACCTTGCCTGATTCTTGATCTGGACGCGCTGGAGCGCAATGTCAGGAAAATGGGCGACTACGCAAAAGCACATGGCATGCGTCACCGCGCCCACGGCAAAATGCACAAATCGGTGGACGTGCTGAAGCTGCAGCAAGATATGGGCGCTGCCGTTGGTGTGTGCTGCCAGAAGGTCTCCGAGGCGGAAGTCTTCGCGCGCGGTGGCATCAAAGATGTGATGGTGTCGAACCAAGTCACTGACCCGGTTAAGATCGACCGGTTGGCCCGCATGCCCAAGTTGGGCGCGCGCATTTTGGTCTGTGTTGATGATCCTGAAAACGTCAAAGCCCTGTCAGAGGCCGCCGTTAGACACGGCACGCAAATCGAGGCGCTGGTCGAGATCGATTGTGGTGCCGGTCGTTGCGGTGTGAACACGACGCAAGACGTGGTGAACATTGCAAAACTGATCGACGCAGCGGACGGCCTGAAATTTGCTGGCATCCAAGCCTACCAAGGCGCGATGCAACACATGGATCTGTACACGGATCGCGAAGAAAAGCTGAACGCGGCGATCGAACAGGTTGGCGACGCAGTCACCGGTCTGAAAGCCCAAGGCCTGGACTGTGATATTGTTGGCGGCGGCGGCACAGGCTCATATTACTTTGAGAGCAGCTCGAACGTATATAATGAGCTTCAGTGCGGGTCTTATGCCTTTATGGACGCGGATTATGGCCGTATCCTTGATAAGGATGGCAAGCGTATCGATGACGGCGAATGGGAGAACGCGCTGTTCATCCTGACGACCGTGATGAGCCACGCGAAAGCCGACAAAGCCATCGTGGACGCTGGCCTGAAGGCACAATCTGTCGACAGCGGGTTGCCAACTGTTTTTGGCCGTGTCGATGTTGAATACCTGAAATGTTCTGACGAACACGGGGTCGTCGCCGACCCGGACGGTGTCCTGAAGGTGAATGACAAGCTAAAGTTGGTTCCCGGTCACTGTGACCCGACCTGCAACGTGCACGATTGGTATGTCGGTGTCCGCAACGGCAAAGTCGAAACACTTTGGCCCGTCTCGGCGCGCGGAAAAGCATTCTGAGGCCACTTCTTCCTGGCCCAGCCTGAGGTCGGCGGTGCCGACCTCCTTCTTATTTTTGGAAAGCACTTCACATGATCATCGTTCCAGAGCGTGAAATCCCAGATCTTATGACCCGCAAAGCAGCCTTTGACGCAGTCGAAGGTGTCTTTGCAGCCATGGCATCACAAGATGCCTATAACTTCGCAGTCATCCGCGAAGCCATTGGCCACGAGGATGCGCTGTATGGCTTTAAGGGCGGGTTCGATCAGGCGGGCATGGCGCTTGGCCTGAAGGCCGGCGGCTATTGGCCAAATAACATGGAAAAGCATCAGTTGATCAATCACCAGTCGACTGTCTTTTTGTTTGATCCTGACACTGGTCGCGTCAAAGCAATGGTCGGCGGCAACCTTCTGACCGCATTGCGGACAGCCGCCGCATCCTCCGTTTCGATCAAGCATCTGGCCCGCAAAGACGCCAAGGTCATCGGTATGATCGGCGCAGGACACCAGGCAACGTTCCAGCTGCGTGCCGCACTTGAGCAGCGGGAATTCGAGAAAGTCATCGGCTGGAACTTCCACCCTGAGATGCTTCCGAATATTGAAAAAGTTGCAAACGAGGCCGGCCTGCCGTTTGAGGCAGTTGAGCTGGATCAACTGGGTCACGACGCGGATGTGATTATCTCGATCACCTCGGCCTTTGCACCGTCTTTGCTGTCCGAGCATGTTTCAGCGGGCACGCATATTGCCTGCATGGGCACTGATACCAAAGGCAAGCAAGAGGTCGAGTCCGCCCTTTTGGCCCGCGCTACGGTGTTTACGGACGAGGTTGCCCAGTCCATCAGCATCGGCGAGGCGCAGCATGCCGTGGGTGAAGGCTTGATCAAAGAAAGCGATGTGAACCAGCTTGGCGCCGTGATCAATGGCACCCATTCCGGTCGCACCTCTGCCGACGAAATCACGCTGTTTGATGGCACCGGTGTTGGTCTGCAAGATTTAGCCGTCGCGGCAAGTGTCGTTGACCTGGCTATTGAAAAAGGCGTGGCAATCGAAGTCGATTTCTAGAGTTTATCGGCTTTGTTGCACAAATCAGTTGAGAGGATTCATCTCGTGAATCCAGCGTGGTATTTGGCGGTCATGAGCAACTGGTCACCAACAACTTCCAAAACCACGAACTGGTCGAACTATAACCGTTGCCCTGTCGACGGCACAGCCGCCTGCCGGGCAACGGACAGTACCGGCATCAAGGCCCGCTCTCGGCAGCATCCTGCGGATGCGCCTGCCGGGCAGCGAATGCATGGTGTGAAATTGCTCGGCCAGCGCCTATCTGCGAGAGACTTCGACCGGCAGGTTGCGGAGATTAAAAATCCGGGCCGCGATCCTCAACGGCTTTACAGCGCTTTGCATGCTCGAAACTGTTGCAGTAGCATGAATCCGTCCAGGCTAAGGGGAAGTCTGGCCTCAACCCCATTTGTGCAACTAAGCTACTCCCCAATAGTTGGACAGATTTTGGCGGAAATTAAGCTACTCTCTGCACCTGATGGTCGGGGTTGGTTGTTTCAATTCTCTGCCAGTAAACCACGGTGGTGGGCCGCCAAGGGCTGAGTGTGGGCGCTTGTGAGTGTAGAAAACGATCCATTTTCTGACGCCCGCCTTCGCTTCGGATCCGCTCTCCCAGGCATGCAGATAGACGCATTCGTATTCAGGAGACCGCCAGAGCCGTTCTACCAAGATGTTGCCGAGGAACCGGCCTTTGCCGTCCATCCACTGCCCGGCAGTGCATGTTTATATGCATGAGAGGGGGTAGATAGGTGATGTCGGCACACCAAACTTGATTGGGCCGACCCACCCGCAGGCCACGCTGCAAGTAGGGAAAAATCTTATGGCTCTTTGCGGCCTTGCCCCCTCTCGCACATGCAAGCATGTGTTGCCGGGCAACGGCTGTTCGGCTTTTGGTCGATCGGCATGAGGCCCAGCAGCCGCATCAAACGTCTGATCCGTTTCTCATTGATCAGGTTTTCTTCATTCCGCAGGTGCCCTGTCATCCGCCGACCGACAGGGCACCTGCGCAGCAATGTCCCGACAGGCTGGCGAACACCATAAAACGGGGTCTCCAACAACGGCTTGTCGATCATCCGCATCAGACCGAGGTTCATCTCGGTCTCAGCTTTTACCTGCTCTTCATCAATTTCCGGGGTTTTTCGGCCACCGCGCTCAAACAGGCCTGAAGCGCCTTCCAGCAAAGCCCGTTTCCACTGATGGATCATCGTTGGCTGAACACCGAACCGGCTGGCCAGCTCGCTGACCGCCTCCTCGCCTTTCAGCGCTTACAGCGCGACCTTGGCCTTAAACTCTGGGTGAAGTTGCTTCCGTTTCGACATATCTGATCTCCTTCGTATTGAAGACCAGCAGTCTACAAATTGCAGCCTACGCCAGTGTCCGAATTTCGGGGGGTCGCTCACCAT from Parasedimentitalea psychrophila harbors:
- the bhcD gene encoding iminosuccinate reductase BhcD; this translates as MIIVPEREIPDLMTRKAAFDAVEGVFAAMASQDAYNFAVIREAIGHEDALYGFKGGFDQAGMALGLKAGGYWPNNMEKHQLINHQSTVFLFDPDTGRVKAMVGGNLLTALRTAAASSVSIKHLARKDAKVIGMIGAGHQATFQLRAALEQREFEKVIGWNFHPEMLPNIEKVANEAGLPFEAVELDQLGHDADVIISITSAFAPSLLSEHVSAGTHIACMGTDTKGKQEVESALLARATVFTDEVAQSISIGEAQHAVGEGLIKESDVNQLGAVINGTHSGRTSADEITLFDGTGVGLQDLAVAASVVDLAIEKGVAIEVDF
- a CDS encoding integrase core domain-containing protein; this encodes MDGKGRFLGNILVERLWRSPEYECVYLHAWESGSEAKAGVRKWIVFYTHKRPHSALGGPPPWFTGRELKQPTPTIRCRE
- the bhcC gene encoding 3-hydroxy-D-aspartate aldolase BhcC, producing the protein MNSHVNLNDLEVGFDVPALPGMDEADIQTPCLILDLDALERNVRKMGDYAKAHGMRHRAHGKMHKSVDVLKLQQDMGAAVGVCCQKVSEAEVFARGGIKDVMVSNQVTDPVKIDRLARMPKLGARILVCVDDPENVKALSEAAVRHGTQIEALVEIDCGAGRCGVNTTQDVVNIAKLIDAADGLKFAGIQAYQGAMQHMDLYTDREEKLNAAIEQVGDAVTGLKAQGLDCDIVGGGGTGSYYFESSSNVYNELQCGSYAFMDADYGRILDKDGKRIDDGEWENALFILTTVMSHAKADKAIVDAGLKAQSVDSGLPTVFGRVDVEYLKCSDEHGVVADPDGVLKVNDKLKLVPGHCDPTCNVHDWYVGVRNGKVETLWPVSARGKAF
- the bhcB gene encoding beta-hydroxyaspartate dehydratase BhcB, encoding MYIPTFDDMMAAHERVKPYIHRTPVLTSSFLNELTGAQLFFKCENFQKAAAFKVRGASNAVFGLSDEEAKKGVCTHSSGNHALSLSYAAGRRGIPCNVVMPRTAPQAKKDAVKGYGGIITECEPSTSSREEVFAQVHAKTGGNFVHPYNDPRVIAGQGTCSRELIEQTDGLDMVVAPIGGGGMISGTCLTLSTLAPETQVIAAEPEQADDAYRSFKAGHIIADDAPVTVADGLKVPLKDLTWHFVSNHVTDILTASEDEIIAAMKLTWIRMKIVMEASSAVPLATILKNKDRFAGKRVGVIITGGNVDLDLLPWLN
- a CDS encoding IS3 family transposase, coding for MIHQWKRALLEGASGLFERGGRKTPEIDEEQVKAETEMNLGLMRMIDKPLLETPFYGVRQPVGTLLRRCPVGRRMTGHLRNEENLINEKRIRRLMRLLGLMPIDQKPNSRCPATHACMCERGQGRKEP
- the bhcA gene encoding L-aspartate--glyoxylate aminotransferase BhcA; translated protein: MSFQNPVFIPGPTNMPEAVRQACYMPTIDHRSPTFGKILHPCLDGIRQVLKSADAKIFIFPSTGTGGWETALSNTLSKGDKVLAARNGMFSHRWIDMCQRHGLDVQIVETPWGEGIPTDRYAEILKADTNHDIKAVLATHNETATGVKSDIAAVRKALDAAGHPAMLYVDGVSSIASMDFRFDEWGVDIAITGSQKGFMLPAGLAIIGFSSKAIAATAHSDLPTTFFDIGDMQKGYDANAFPYTPPVGLMNGLKLSLDMLLDEGLETVFARHHRIAEGVRAAVSAWGLKLCATSPDLYSDTVSAICTPEGFNATDIVTLAAEKYDVAFGVGLGEVAGKVFRIGHLGSLTDVMMLSGLATAEMCMVDLGLDVKLGSGVAAAQDYYRNNPAVAQ